Proteins from one Cryptomeria japonica chromosome 4, Sugi_1.0, whole genome shotgun sequence genomic window:
- the LOC131079271 gene encoding uncharacterized protein LOC131079271 isoform X2, with translation MHMLPYSENISPIRTIAGGSVANTIRGLAAGFGISCAIVGACGDDDQGQMFVKNMETSGVNLSRLRIKTGPTGQCACLVDAKGNRTMRTCLSDAVRLQTNELNADDFRGSKWVVLNGYGFYGQELVEKSVCLAKQAGAFVSMDLASFEVVRNFRPQLLDLLKSGQIDLCFANEDEARELMRDEPDRDAESALALLGKYCSWAVVMLGPKGCIARHGNETARVLAIEGTNVIDTTGAGDLFASGFLYGMIKGLPLADCCKIGCCTGGAVVRALGGEVEPESWLWASGQMQSLGLPTPEFANAECSIRSSAQ, from the exons ATGCATATGCTTCCATATTCAGAAAATATCTCTCCAATTAGAACAATTGCTGGTGGTAGCGTTGCAAACACCATTCGAGGCCTGGCGGCAGGCTTTGGGATTTCTTGTGCCATAGTGGGGGCATGTGGTGATGATGACCAAGGACAGATGTTTGTAAAAAACATGGAGACATCAGGGGTCAATCTTTCACGGTTAAGAATCAAAACAGGGCCCACAGGACAG TGTGCATGCCTGGTAGATGCTAAAGGCAACCGCACAATGCGTACATGCCTGTCTGATGCAGTGAGACTCCAG ACTAACGAGTTAAATGCTGATGATTTTAGAGGATCTAAG TGGGTTGTGCTCAATGGATATGGATTCTATGGGCAAGAGTTGGTGGAGAAATCTGTTTGTTTGGCAAAGCAGGCGGGTGCATTTGTGTCAATGGATTTAGCCAGTTTTGAG GTGGTTCGGAACTTTAGACCACAACTGCTAGATTTGTTGAAGTCTGGGCAGATAGATCTTTGTTTTGCTAATGAAGATGAAGCAAGAGAATTGATGAG GGATGAGCCTGACAGAGATGCTGAGTCTGCTTTGGCACTTTTGGGAAAATATTGCTCTTGGGCTGTAGTAATGCTTGGTCCCAAGGGTTGCATTGCTCGACATGGAAATGAG ACTGCTCGAGTTCTGGCGATTGAGGGTACAAATGTCATTGATACTACCGGTGCTGGGGATTTATTTGCAAGTGGTTTTCTTTATGGAATGATAAAAGGCTTGCCATTAGCAGATTGCTGCAAAATAGGCTGCTGTACTGGTGGAGCTGTCGTGCGTGCACTTGGTGGGGAGGTTGAGCCAGAGAGCTGGCTGTGGGCTTCTGGGCAAATGCAGAGTCTTGGGCTTCCAACTCCAGAATTTGCAAATGCAGAGTGTTCTATTCGAAGTTCAGCTCAGTAA
- the LOC131079271 gene encoding uncharacterized protein LOC131079271 isoform X1, whose amino-acid sequence MGVDHDLSCSTPALTQGYNCPTILGLQPVALVDHVARVDWTLLDSIPGERGGSQRVTVEELEHILAEVSMHMLPYSENISPIRTIAGGSVANTIRGLAAGFGISCAIVGACGDDDQGQMFVKNMETSGVNLSRLRIKTGPTGQCACLVDAKGNRTMRTCLSDAVRLQTNELNADDFRGSKWVVLNGYGFYGQELVEKSVCLAKQAGAFVSMDLASFEVVRNFRPQLLDLLKSGQIDLCFANEDEARELMRDEPDRDAESALALLGKYCSWAVVMLGPKGCIARHGNETARVLAIEGTNVIDTTGAGDLFASGFLYGMIKGLPLADCCKIGCCTGGAVVRALGGEVEPESWLWASGQMQSLGLPTPEFANAECSIRSSAQ is encoded by the exons ATGGGTGTAGATCATGACCTTTCTTGCTCTACCCCTGCCCTCACACAGGGATACAACTGTCCTACAATTTTGGGGCTTCAGCCCGTAGCTCTGGTGGATCATGTTGCCAGGGTAGACTGGACCTTGCTAGATTCCATTCCAGGAGAGCGAGGTGGCTCTCAGAGA GTGACAGTGGAGGAGCTGGAGCATATATTAGCTGAAGTGAGTATGCATATGCTTCCATATTCAGAAAATATCTCTCCAATTAGAACAATTGCTGGTGGTAGCGTTGCAAACACCATTCGAGGCCTGGCGGCAGGCTTTGGGATTTCTTGTGCCATAGTGGGGGCATGTGGTGATGATGACCAAGGACAGATGTTTGTAAAAAACATGGAGACATCAGGGGTCAATCTTTCACGGTTAAGAATCAAAACAGGGCCCACAGGACAG TGTGCATGCCTGGTAGATGCTAAAGGCAACCGCACAATGCGTACATGCCTGTCTGATGCAGTGAGACTCCAG ACTAACGAGTTAAATGCTGATGATTTTAGAGGATCTAAG TGGGTTGTGCTCAATGGATATGGATTCTATGGGCAAGAGTTGGTGGAGAAATCTGTTTGTTTGGCAAAGCAGGCGGGTGCATTTGTGTCAATGGATTTAGCCAGTTTTGAG GTGGTTCGGAACTTTAGACCACAACTGCTAGATTTGTTGAAGTCTGGGCAGATAGATCTTTGTTTTGCTAATGAAGATGAAGCAAGAGAATTGATGAG GGATGAGCCTGACAGAGATGCTGAGTCTGCTTTGGCACTTTTGGGAAAATATTGCTCTTGGGCTGTAGTAATGCTTGGTCCCAAGGGTTGCATTGCTCGACATGGAAATGAG ACTGCTCGAGTTCTGGCGATTGAGGGTACAAATGTCATTGATACTACCGGTGCTGGGGATTTATTTGCAAGTGGTTTTCTTTATGGAATGATAAAAGGCTTGCCATTAGCAGATTGCTGCAAAATAGGCTGCTGTACTGGTGGAGCTGTCGTGCGTGCACTTGGTGGGGAGGTTGAGCCAGAGAGCTGGCTGTGGGCTTCTGGGCAAATGCAGAGTCTTGGGCTTCCAACTCCAGAATTTGCAAATGCAGAGTGTTCTATTCGAAGTTCAGCTCAGTAA